CCAATTGTAGATGTGAAAGCTGATATTTTGGATCTTCCTTTCGAAAATGAAAGCTTTGATATTGTTTTCTGCAACCACGTTCTGGAACATATTGAAGATGATGCAAAGGCAATCAGTGAACTATACAGAGTAATGAAACCCGGAGGATGGGGAATTCTTCAGGTTCCGATGAGAAATTCATTGGAGAAAACCTATGAAGATTTTACCATAAAAGACCCAAAGGAACGTCAAAAGCATTTCGGCCAATACGATCATGTTCGTTGGTACGGAATGGATTATTTCGACCGTTTAAGAAAAGCCGGTTTTGAAACAGAACCTAATTTCTACTCACAGAAATTTTCAGAAGAAGAAATAAAAAAATACGGGTTGAGAAGCAATGAGATTCTTCCTGTAGTTTTCAAGAAATAATAAAGCAATACGCTGAAAAAATAAAACCGTCTTCATCACGAAGGCGGTTTTATATTTAAACTAGATAGAAATTATTTTTACAGTTCCTGTTTCTTAGTGAGAAGAAACCGCTTTTAATCCAATTACAGAACCAATTAAGGTAATGATAAAGA
This genomic interval from Chryseobacterium joostei contains the following:
- a CDS encoding class I SAM-dependent methyltransferase; protein product: MKKITKLLLNKIPRPMLIKMSIWARPLIYQFFKGDTFYDPIDGRSYRKFLPYGYGKQRENALSPGTLSLERHRQMWLYLQNETDFFIKSYKVLHIAPEQEFLRKFKRMSNLNYISADLYSPIVDVKADILDLPFENESFDIVFCNHVLEHIEDDAKAISELYRVMKPGGWGILQVPMRNSLEKTYEDFTIKDPKERQKHFGQYDHVRWYGMDYFDRLRKAGFETEPNFYSQKFSEEEIKKYGLRSNEILPVVFKK